The Paracoccus sp. MA DNA segment AACCCGTCCAGCGTGGTCACGTCGCTGCCCCCCGATTGCGTGGCATTGGGCAGGTTGCCATTGGCATGGGCACTGACGCTGACCAGCTGGCTTTCCGCGGCCAGCACCCGCGTCACATAGCGCGGATGGGCGCTGTTCACCGACAGGCCGCTGTAGGATTCCTCGCGGATCACGTCATTGCCGCGGTAAAGCCGCACCAGCAGGTCGAAGCTGGTGACGCCCGCCCCGCCCGCCCGCGCCACGCCGATGCGCAGGCTGTTGCCCCAGGCGCCGGGGGACGAGGCCGCCAGCGTCAGCCCGGCATTGTTCGGCGGCAGCAGCACCGAGGCGGGGGTGGCGCCGTTCGATGCGCGCACGATGAAGGCAATGTTGCCGCCGTTCAGGAAATAGTTGCGCACCGCATAGCTGGTCTCGCATTGCGGATGCAGCCCGCCGAAGACCCGCTCGAATTCGCCCCATGAGGTGACGCGGGTGGCACGGCCGACCGGGCCTTGCCCGAGAACGCCGATGAAGGCGGTATTCGAGGTCGCCACGCCGGCGATCGGCGCGCTACCGCTGGGGATTTCCTGGACATAGACGCCGGGAGTGTCGAGCATGGGGGAGCCCTCGCTGAATGACCCGGCGCGGATGGCGGCGGGATGCGTTGCGAACGATGTCAGACCTGTTCGGCCGGACCATCCCGCCTGCACATGCACATCCGGGGAGGATACGACCTTGCGCCGATCGACTTGGCAACGGGGAGGGCAGCCCCGTGCTGGATTCTCAAGAAGGAAATACCTATTGCGTGAACGCTAGCAAAACTCGGGGCTTGACGCAACGGAATTGACGGCGCGGTTTTCCGGAAATCCGTGCGTTGCAACAAGAAAATGCCAAGGCCCCGGCCTGAAAAGGGTCAGGTCGGGGCCAGGGCCGAGTCGGCCGGCGGTTGTATCTCAGGCGACGAAAAGCTGCGGGCGGGTCAGGCTTTCCGGGCGCAGGATGGCATCCAGCCGCTCCTTGGGCAGCAGGCCCTTTTCCAGCACCAGCTCGTAGACGCCGCGGCCGGTCAGATGCGCCTCGGTCGCGACCTCGGTGGCGGCGGCATAGCCGATATAGGGGTTCAACGCCGTGACGATGCCGATGGACCGGCGCACGGATTCCTTCAGCACGTCGCGGTTGGCGGTGATGCCCTTGACGCAATTCTCCTGCAGCGTGGCGCAGCCGGCGACCAGGTGATCGACCGAGCGGAACAGGCTGTAGGCGATCACCGGCTCGAAGGCGTTCAGCTGCAGCTGGCCGCCCTCGGCCGCCATGGTGATGGTCATGTCGTTGCCGATCACCTCGAAGCAGACCTGGTTCATCACCTCGGGGATCACCGGGTTGACCTTGCCCGGCATGATCGAGGAGCCGGCCTGTTTCGCCGGCAGGTTGATCTCGTTGAAGCCGGCGCGCGGGCCCGAGGACAGCAGCCGCAGGTCGTTGCAGGTCTTGCTGAGCTTGACCGCCACCCGCTTCAGCACGCCCGAGACCTGCACGAAGCAGCCGCAATCCTGCGTCGCCTCGACCAGGTCGGCGGCGGTGACCACCGGGATCACGGTGATCTCGGCCAGCCGCGCCCGCACCCGTTCGGCATATTCGGGATGCGCGGTGATGCCGGTGCCGATGGCGGTGGCGCCCAGGTTGATCTCGCAGACCAGTTGCGAGACCTCGGCCAGCCGCGCCTCGTCCTCGCCGATCATGATGGCATAGGTGTTGAACTCCTGGCCCAGGGTCATCGGCACCGCTTCCTGCAGCTGGGTGCGGCCCATCTTCAGGATGTCGGCGAACTCGACCGCCTTCTCGGCGAAGGCGCCGCGCAGCGAGGCCAGCGCGCCGATCAGCTTCTGCAGCCCCTTCCACGAGGCCAGGCGCAGCGCCGTCGGATAGACGTCGTTGGTCGACTGGCTCATGTTCACATGCTCGTTCGGGTGCAGGTATTGGTATTCGCCCTTGGCATGGCCCATGAGCTCCAGCGCCCGGTTGGCGATCACCTCGTTGGCGTTCATGTTGGTCGAGGTGCCGGCGCCGCCCTGGATCTGGTCGACGACGAACTGGTCGTGCAGCCGGCCCGCGCGGATTTCCTCGCAGGCGGCGACGATGGCGTCGCGGCGCTCGGGCGAAAGCAGGCGCAGATCGGCATTGGCCAGCGCGGCCGCCTGCTTGATCGCGGCCAGCGCGCGGATCAGTTCGGGAATTTCACCGATCGGACGGCCCGAGATCGGGAAATTCTCGACGGCGCGCAGGGTGTGGACGCCCCAATAGGCGTCGGCGGGCACCTCGCGGTCGCCAAGCAGGTCATGTTCGATGCGGGTCTTTTTCATGGTCACCTCGGGCGCAGGCGCGCAGGCCCCGCCGGGACGGCGGACCTGGCGCGCGGCGCGCATGCTGTCGGAACTGTTGCGATGACGGGGCCCGGTTGTGCCCCATGTGTCAAAGATTTAGGCAGGCTTGCGCGAATTTTCCAATGCCAAGTCGCGCTGGGTTATTCCGATTCTGCATAACCTTCGCCCAGCTCGCGCGCCGCCTGCCAGACCCGGCCGGTGATGCCGCGCCCGCGGGCGGCATTGCGGTAAAGCCGGATCTCCATCGGCAGTTCGGGGGCGACGATTTCCAGCCGGCCGGTGGCGATCTCGGCCTCGACCAGCAGGCGGGGCAGCCAGACCATGCCGTGACCGGCCACCGCCATGCTTTTCATCGCCTCGGCCATGCTGGCTTCGTCGGTATGGGCGACATAGACCTTGGGCGCGCCGGGCTGGGCCAGCGCGATGCGCGCCATGGCGTTCAGGAACGAGCCGCGGGAATATTTCAGCATCGGCATGCCTTCGGTCAGCCATTCCTCGGGCCAGCCCGGGCGGGCGACGGCGACCAGGCTGTCATGGCCGACCACCAGATGCGGATAGCCCGACGGGTCCAGCGGGATGTTCACCTGCGGATGGGCGTAGGTCAGGAAGAAATCATAGCCGCCCTCGGTCAGCGCCCCGATGCAGCGGTCGAAATTCTCGGGCTTGACGCGGCTGGTCATCTGCCCCGCCGCCGCCTTCAGCCGCATCAGCCAGCCCGGCAGGAAGGTCACGGTCAGGCTGTGCAGCGCCACGAACGAGATCTCGCCGCCGCGGCTTCGGGCATGATCACGGAACTCGGCGCGGCGGGCGTTGATCATGCGCACCGCCTCCTCGGCCGTCTCGCGGAACAGCACGCCTTCCGGGGTCAGCGTCACCGGATAGCTGTCGCGCGACAGCAGGTCGGTGCCCAGCCATTCCTCGAGCGCGCGGATGCGGCGGCTGAAGGCGCTTTGCGTGACGCCGCGCAGCTCGGCCGAACGCGAGAAGCTGTGCGTCTCGGCCAGCACCAGGAAATCCTCGAGCCACTTGAAGTCCATGCGCCCCCCTTTTCCCGTCGCTTTAGCCGAGGCGTCGCGGACGCGCCACAGACGATTGCGGCCGCGCGGGTGAGACGATCACCGCAACGCTGGCCGGGGCGCGGATGCTGGTCCGCGATGCCGGCCTCTGGGGCAGGGCCCGGTCCTGAACGCTTGCCCCGGACCGGAAAATCCGGTTTTCTGGCCCGCACCAGACAAGGGATGGGCGCATGGGCGAAG contains these protein-coding regions:
- the aspA gene encoding aspartate ammonia-lyase, whose protein sequence is MKKTRIEHDLLGDREVPADAYWGVHTLRAVENFPISGRPIGEIPELIRALAAIKQAAALANADLRLLSPERRDAIVAACEEIRAGRLHDQFVVDQIQGGAGTSTNMNANEVIANRALELMGHAKGEYQYLHPNEHVNMSQSTNDVYPTALRLASWKGLQKLIGALASLRGAFAEKAVEFADILKMGRTQLQEAVPMTLGQEFNTYAIMIGEDEARLAEVSQLVCEINLGATAIGTGITAHPEYAERVRARLAEITVIPVVTAADLVEATQDCGCFVQVSGVLKRVAVKLSKTCNDLRLLSSGPRAGFNEINLPAKQAGSSIMPGKVNPVIPEVMNQVCFEVIGNDMTITMAAEGGQLQLNAFEPVIAYSLFRSVDHLVAGCATLQENCVKGITANRDVLKESVRRSIGIVTALNPYIGYAAATEVATEAHLTGRGVYELVLEKGLLPKERLDAILRPESLTRPQLFVA
- a CDS encoding LysR family transcriptional regulator, which encodes MDFKWLEDFLVLAETHSFSRSAELRGVTQSAFSRRIRALEEWLGTDLLSRDSYPVTLTPEGVLFRETAEEAVRMINARRAEFRDHARSRGGEISFVALHSLTVTFLPGWLMRLKAAAGQMTSRVKPENFDRCIGALTEGGYDFFLTYAHPQVNIPLDPSGYPHLVVGHDSLVAVARPGWPEEWLTEGMPMLKYSRGSFLNAMARIALAQPGAPKVYVAHTDEASMAEAMKSMAVAGHGMVWLPRLLVEAEIATGRLEIVAPELPMEIRLYRNAARGRGITGRVWQAARELGEGYAESE